The Pseudomonas berkeleyensis genome includes a region encoding these proteins:
- a CDS encoding iron-sulfur-binding ferredoxin reductase → MPELRVGTQQLQVASQSNLLDALLAGGVAVPYSCRAGSCHACLVRCVAGEPLDRQPEALALDKRAEGWRLACQCLVVDDLEVEPFDPQRDGIGAQVVALDWPSSHVLRLRLKPVRALRYRAGQHVVLWNADGVARPYSLASLPGEDEWLEFHIDCRLPGAFSDAARHLQVGDSLRLGELRGGALHYDPDWQARPLWLLAAGTGLAPLYGVLREALRQEHGGAIRLLHVAHEPAEHYLAQELQALCDAHPQLQVEQVTAAQLPAALAELRLVSRQTLALLCGHPSTVDSFARRLYMAGLPRSQMLADVFLTRV, encoded by the coding sequence GTGCCTGAGTTGCGCGTGGGCACCCAGCAACTGCAGGTGGCCAGCCAGAGCAATCTGCTCGATGCCTTGTTGGCGGGCGGTGTTGCCGTGCCTTACAGCTGTCGCGCTGGCAGTTGTCATGCCTGCCTGGTGCGTTGCGTGGCGGGGGAGCCGCTGGATCGCCAGCCCGAGGCGCTGGCACTCGACAAGCGAGCCGAGGGTTGGCGTCTGGCCTGTCAGTGCCTGGTAGTGGATGACCTCGAAGTCGAGCCGTTCGATCCGCAGCGCGATGGTATTGGCGCTCAGGTCGTCGCCCTGGACTGGCCCAGCTCGCATGTGCTGCGTCTGCGCTTGAAGCCGGTTCGCGCGCTACGTTACCGCGCCGGACAGCACGTGGTGCTGTGGAACGCTGACGGCGTAGCGCGGCCTTATTCGCTGGCCAGCTTGCCGGGCGAGGACGAATGGCTGGAGTTTCATATCGATTGCCGCCTGCCAGGCGCCTTCAGCGATGCTGCCCGTCATCTGCAGGTTGGCGACAGCCTGCGTCTGGGGGAACTGCGGGGTGGTGCGTTGCATTACGACCCGGACTGGCAGGCGCGGCCGCTCTGGCTGCTGGCCGCGGGTACCGGTCTGGCGCCCCTGTATGGCGTGCTGCGCGAAGCGCTACGCCAGGAGCACGGCGGCGCCATTCGCCTTCTGCATGTCGCTCATGAGCCTGCCGAGCATTACCTGGCCCAGGAACTTCAGGCATTGTGCGACGCACATCCGCAACTGCAGGTCGAACAGGTAACGGCGGCGCAGTTGCCGGCTGCTTTGGCCGAACTGCGCCTTGTTTCCCGTCAGACCCTCGCCTTACTCTGCGGCCATCCTTCGACGGTCGACAGCTTCGCGCGGCGCCTCTACATGGCCGGTTTGCCGCGCAGCCAGATGCTCGCCGACGTCTTTCTGACCCGCGTATAG
- a CDS encoding GGDEF domain-containing protein — MSSTTRRGTQRSLQNLLLKRFAMAFASYAMMALVCWFAVFNGLFLGSVSTAAWLTLGVFGSQLVFLWLFLSGRNLRFDDPSLTEAQVLVALAWQPPVLAFFDSARGSMLVFYILILLFGVFQLPPRVFVRCAAFAFFGFTAMVLIEAYRMQLVDPSMAWLQVWVLFIMLVWLCLFSSYVQAMRKRMRQRRFALQAHQDTLRGMMRQLEDLVATDELTGLFNRRHFLRLASRELQHMGNGRQHGLALIDLDHFKRINDAHGHAAGDRVLQTFAAVARACLRDGDIIARYGGEEFVLLLPNTDADQFTACCERLREAFATAEPVGVNVENLSLSAGMTLLCADDDLDEALQRADQALYQAKRGGRNRCDASWEGAGA; from the coding sequence ATGAGCTCAACGACTCGCCGGGGAACGCAACGCAGCCTGCAGAACCTTCTGCTCAAACGCTTCGCCATGGCCTTCGCTTCCTACGCGATGATGGCGCTCGTCTGCTGGTTTGCCGTGTTCAACGGTCTCTTTCTCGGTTCGGTCAGCACCGCTGCCTGGCTGACGCTCGGTGTATTCGGCAGCCAACTGGTGTTCCTCTGGCTGTTTCTCTCCGGGCGTAATCTGCGTTTCGACGATCCCAGCCTGACCGAAGCCCAGGTGCTGGTGGCGTTGGCCTGGCAACCACCGGTGCTGGCGTTCTTCGACAGTGCCCGTGGCAGCATGCTGGTGTTCTACATATTGATCCTGCTGTTCGGCGTATTCCAATTGCCGCCGCGGGTATTCGTGCGCTGCGCTGCTTTTGCGTTCTTCGGTTTCACCGCGATGGTGCTGATCGAGGCCTATCGCATGCAACTGGTCGACCCGAGCATGGCCTGGCTGCAGGTGTGGGTGCTGTTCATCATGCTGGTCTGGTTGTGCCTGTTTTCCAGCTACGTACAGGCGATGCGCAAGCGCATGCGTCAGCGCCGCTTCGCCCTGCAGGCGCACCAGGACACGCTGCGTGGGATGATGCGCCAGCTCGAGGATCTGGTCGCCACAGACGAGTTAACTGGCCTGTTCAATCGCCGCCACTTCCTGCGCCTGGCCAGCCGTGAGTTGCAGCACATGGGCAATGGGCGGCAACATGGCCTGGCATTGATCGATCTGGATCATTTCAAGCGGATCAATGATGCTCATGGCCATGCCGCAGGCGACCGCGTATTGCAGACCTTCGCCGCTGTGGCCCGCGCCTGTCTGCGTGACGGCGACATCATTGCCCGCTATGGCGGCGAGGAGTTCGTCCTGTTGTTGCCCAATACCGATGCTGACCAGTTCACCGCTTGTTGCGAACGTCTGCGTGAGGCCTTCGCCACGGCCGAGCCAGTGGGCGTGAACGTGGAGAATCTCAGCCTGTCCGCCGGTATGACCCTGTTGTGCGCTGACGATGATCTCGACGAGGCTCTGCAGCGTGCCGACCAGGCGCTTTACCAGGCCAAGCGCGGCGGCCGTAATCGTTGTGATGCCAGCTGGGAGGGTGCCGGTGCCTGA
- a CDS encoding PA3496 family putative envelope integrity protein, which produces MSTDKEDLELDEDFVADDADNAEPAVEVAKTNLTKRRIIDNFLEERRLHKQLAEYDFDI; this is translated from the coding sequence ATGAGCACTGACAAAGAAGATCTCGAGCTGGACGAAGACTTTGTCGCGGACGATGCAGACAATGCCGAGCCTGCGGTGGAAGTCGCCAAGACCAATCTGACCAAGCGCCGCATCATCGACAACTTCCTCGAAGAACGTCGCCTGCACAAGCAGCTGGCCGAATACGACTTCGACATCTGA
- the nth gene encoding endonuclease III, whose product MNAAKRLEIFRRLHEDNPEPMTELAYTTPFELLVAVTLSAQATDVSVNKATAKLFPVANTPEAIYALGVEGLSEYIKTIGLYNSKAKNVIEACRILIEKHGSQVPDNREDLEALPGVGRKTANVVLNTAFRQLAMAVDTHIFRVSNRTGIAPGKNVVEVEKKLLKFVPKDYLLDAHHWLILHGRYVCVARKPRCGACRIEDLCEYKAKTSDD is encoded by the coding sequence ATGAATGCCGCCAAACGCCTCGAAATCTTCCGTCGTCTGCATGAAGACAATCCGGAACCCATGACCGAACTCGCCTACACCACGCCGTTCGAGTTGCTGGTGGCAGTCACGCTGTCAGCCCAGGCCACCGACGTCAGCGTCAACAAGGCCACCGCCAAACTGTTCCCGGTCGCCAACACACCGGAGGCCATCTACGCCCTGGGCGTCGAAGGACTGTCCGAGTACATCAAGACCATCGGCCTGTACAACAGCAAGGCGAAGAACGTCATCGAAGCCTGCCGTATCCTCATCGAGAAGCACGGCAGCCAGGTGCCCGACAACCGCGAGGATCTCGAAGCGCTGCCCGGCGTCGGCCGCAAGACCGCCAACGTGGTGCTCAATACCGCTTTCCGCCAGTTGGCCATGGCGGTGGACACGCATATTTTCCGCGTCAGCAATCGCACCGGCATCGCCCCAGGCAAGAACGTGGTGGAGGTAGAGAAGAAGCTGCTCAAGTTCGTGCCCAAGGATTATCTGCTGGATGCGCACCACTGGCTGATACTGCATGGACGCTACGTCTGCGTGGCGCGCAAACCCCGCTGTGGCGCCTGCCGTATCGAGGACCTGTGCGAGTACAAGGCCAAGACCTCCGACGATTGA
- a CDS encoding enoyl-CoA hydratase, whose product MSEHLHIERDRGLLTLRMQRPDKKNALTRAMYAGMADVLDEADQDSSVRVVLLTGGEDCFTSGNDLADFLQAPPSGLNSEVFHFMRALFDFSKPVVAAVAGPAVGIGTTLLLHCDLVYVSRSAQLRMPFVNLGLCPEYGSSLILPRLLGHARAAELLLLGESFSGAQAAEWGIANQVLDDGAATLAMAREMAERFLELPPSAVLDSKRLMRAPGREELRKVIEEEGALFGQRLRSPEAIEALSAFMQRRKPDFSRFG is encoded by the coding sequence ATGAGCGAACACCTGCATATCGAACGTGATCGCGGTCTACTGACCCTGCGCATGCAGCGGCCGGACAAGAAGAACGCGCTGACCCGTGCCATGTATGCCGGTATGGCCGACGTGCTGGACGAGGCGGATCAGGACAGTTCGGTGCGCGTGGTCTTGTTGACCGGCGGCGAGGATTGCTTCACCAGCGGCAATGACCTGGCCGACTTCCTTCAGGCGCCTCCCTCCGGTTTGAACAGTGAAGTGTTCCACTTCATGCGTGCGCTGTTCGACTTTTCCAAACCGGTGGTCGCTGCCGTAGCCGGCCCGGCTGTCGGGATTGGAACCACGCTGCTGCTGCACTGCGACCTGGTCTACGTCAGCCGCAGTGCGCAGTTGAGGATGCCCTTCGTCAATCTCGGCCTGTGCCCTGAATACGGTTCCAGCCTGATTCTGCCGCGTCTGCTCGGGCATGCACGGGCGGCTGAATTGCTGCTGCTTGGCGAGAGCTTCTCTGGAGCGCAAGCCGCCGAGTGGGGGATCGCGAATCAGGTTCTGGATGATGGCGCCGCGACTCTGGCCATGGCCCGCGAGATGGCTGAGCGCTTTCTCGAACTCCCGCCTTCGGCAGTGCTCGACAGCAAGCGCCTGATGCGCGCGCCGGGGCGTGAGGAACTGCGCAAGGTGATCGAGGAGGAGGGCGCTCTGTTCGGTCAGCGACTACGTTCGCCTGAGGCCATCGAGGCACTATCGGCCTTCATGCAGCGCAGAAAACCGGACTTTTCCAGGTTCGGCTGA